Proteins from one Sulfurovum sp. TSL1 genomic window:
- a CDS encoding tetratricopeptide repeat protein, with translation MTTFQLLLLIIAGGVFYLFFKQLFSGNHPKRGVDFEAKVGDDQIGGINRPDKTFSTPEVEPTRMEQLLQMTDDAVEKEDFEEAKKALGSAFIIDEKNPEVLQKMGYVCMQTGEYEEAKESFEKLLLLDESDDMAHVSLANVLHKLGEDEGAEKHHERAIELDPEYAPHHFNYANTLYDQGRKKEALVGYTKAYALDDTLEEAKKMIKELGSDNE, from the coding sequence ATGACAACATTTCAACTATTACTTCTTATTATTGCAGGAGGAGTATTTTATCTTTTTTTTAAACAACTTTTTTCAGGAAATCACCCTAAAAGAGGTGTGGATTTCGAAGCGAAAGTAGGAGATGATCAAATAGGGGGTATTAACCGTCCCGATAAAACATTTTCTACACCAGAAGTAGAGCCTACACGGATGGAACAACTGTTACAAATGACAGATGATGCAGTGGAAAAAGAAGATTTCGAAGAAGCAAAAAAAGCATTGGGATCGGCATTTATCATTGACGAGAAGAATCCTGAAGTACTTCAAAAAATGGGTTATGTCTGTATGCAGACAGGTGAATATGAAGAAGCGAAAGAGAGTTTTGAAAAACTTTTATTGCTCGATGAGTCTGATGACATGGCCCATGTGTCACTTGCCAACGTCTTACATAAACTTGGAGAGGATGAGGGTGCGGAAAAGCACCATGAACGTGCCATTGAGTTGGATCCTGAATACGCACCGCATCACTTCAACTATGCGAATACTTTATATGACCAGGGACGAAAAAAAGAAGCACTGGTAGGGTATACGAAAGCCTACGCATTAGATGATACATTGGAAGAAGCAAAAAAAATGATCAAAGAATTAGGGAGTGATAATGAGTAG
- the msrB gene encoding peptide-methionine (R)-S-oxide reductase MsrB yields the protein MSYKITLDKEKLQKKLTPLEYNVCLNHGTEAPFQNEFWDSKKEGIYSCKCCGTPLFSSEAKFDSGTGWPSYFQPINEDDIEEIEDSSHGMVRVEVRCGACGCHLGHVFPDGPAPTYKRYCINSASLDFKEKE from the coding sequence ATGTCTTATAAAATCACATTAGATAAAGAGAAATTACAAAAAAAGTTAACACCGCTGGAATATAATGTATGCTTGAACCACGGCACGGAAGCACCGTTTCAAAATGAGTTCTGGGACTCAAAAAAAGAGGGGATTTACAGCTGCAAATGCTGTGGTACACCACTCTTCTCTTCAGAAGCAAAATTTGATTCAGGCACAGGCTGGCCAAGCTACTTTCAACCCATCAATGAAGACGATATAGAAGAGATCGAAGATAGCAGCCACGGTATGGTCCGTGTAGAAGTACGTTGTGGTGCATGCGGTTGCCATTTGGGACATGTATTCCCTGATGGTCCGGCCCCTACCTATAAGAGATACTGTATCAATTCAGCATCTTTGGATTTTAAAGAAAAGGAATAA
- a CDS encoding phosphomannomutase, which translates to MIITIEDKQFDTAKITQLYPAAVVKTGYEDETTQVSLEWLDIESKGKVEVVGFGIFVNLGEEEKYSFVFDTKEEMDEAAGRIAAQLQSS; encoded by the coding sequence ATGATAATCACAATAGAAGATAAACAATTTGACACTGCAAAGATCACACAGCTCTATCCAGCCGCGGTAGTCAAGACAGGATATGAAGATGAAACCACGCAGGTCAGTCTTGAATGGTTAGATATTGAGTCCAAAGGCAAGGTCGAAGTCGTGGGGTTTGGTATTTTTGTCAATCTTGGAGAAGAGGAAAAATACTCTTTTGTTTTTGATACAAAGGAAGAGATGGATGAAGCTGCCGGGCGTATCGCCGCACAGCTACAGTCATCATAG
- a CDS encoding GatB/YqeY domain-containing protein — protein MSLKEQIKNDIKEAMRAKETIKRDTLRNIQASIKQIEVDERRDVTDSDVEAVLMKYLKQREDAKAQFAEAGRNDLVEKEDAEIAIVKSYLPEPMDDAELESVLKEVIASVGAESMKDMGKVMGGAKAAIGSRADGGRINQMVKKLLS, from the coding sequence ATGAGTTTAAAAGAACAGATAAAAAATGATATTAAAGAAGCCATGCGTGCAAAAGAGACCATCAAAAGAGATACACTTAGAAATATTCAAGCATCTATCAAGCAGATAGAAGTAGACGAACGCAGAGACGTAACAGACAGTGATGTGGAAGCTGTATTGATGAAATATTTAAAACAAAGAGAAGATGCCAAAGCACAATTTGCAGAGGCTGGGAGAAATGACCTTGTCGAAAAAGAAGATGCAGAGATAGCCATAGTCAAATCCTACCTTCCGGAGCCGATGGACGATGCGGAGTTGGAATCTGTACTGAAAGAGGTCATTGCATCTGTGGGCGCCGAAAGTATGAAAGATATGGGTAAAGTCATGGGTGGTGCCAAAGCTGCCATAGGAAGCCGAGCAGACGGCGGACGCATTAACCAAATGGTCAAAAAACTACTTAGTTAA
- the trpC gene encoding indole-3-glycerol phosphate synthase TrpC — MAQILDEIIKKTKSDLEKRKVEYPEEWLGRSLAFNPFIPKDVKSALRATEENPYRIIAEVKKASPSKGIIREDFDPVEIAQAYEKGGADSLSILTEPHFFKGDKEYLGMVRRYVNLPLLRKDFIVDKYQVLEALAFGADYILLIAMALSRKELKELHDYARHLGLDVLVEVHNKTDLVKAIFAGADIIGINHRNLETFEMDMRLSEKLIPLIPNGKIIVAESGINDHETVVELSKIGADAFLVGEHFMRQDDITAAIKALKYGN; from the coding sequence ATGGCTCAGATATTAGATGAAATCATTAAAAAAACAAAATCAGATCTAGAAAAAAGAAAAGTAGAGTACCCAGAAGAGTGGTTAGGACGTTCTCTTGCTTTTAACCCATTTATCCCTAAAGATGTGAAAAGTGCTTTACGCGCTACGGAGGAAAACCCTTACCGTATCATTGCGGAAGTCAAAAAAGCGAGCCCCAGTAAAGGGATCATTCGTGAAGACTTTGATCCGGTTGAGATAGCACAAGCCTATGAAAAGGGTGGAGCAGATTCACTCTCTATACTGACCGAACCACACTTTTTCAAAGGGGACAAAGAGTATCTCGGAATGGTACGCCGTTATGTCAATCTCCCGTTGCTCAGAAAAGATTTCATTGTGGATAAATACCAGGTCCTTGAAGCGTTGGCATTTGGTGCGGATTATATCTTGCTTATCGCAATGGCACTCAGCCGTAAAGAGCTCAAAGAGTTGCATGACTATGCGCGTCATTTAGGTCTGGATGTATTGGTGGAAGTGCATAACAAAACGGACCTTGTGAAGGCGATCTTCGCTGGAGCAGATATCATCGGTATTAACCATCGTAACCTTGAAACATTTGAGATGGACATGCGCTTGAGTGAAAAGCTGATACCGCTCATCCCCAATGGTAAGATCATTGTGGCTGAGTCCGGGATCAATGACCATGAGACAGTGGTAGAACTTTCCAAAATAGGAGCAGATGCATTTTTGGTCGGTGAGCATTTTATGAGACAGGATGATATTACTGCGGCTATTAAAGCCTTGAAGTATGGGAATTGA
- a CDS encoding lipopolysaccharide assembly protein LapB, with protein MMGSAKEIMKISEDELIMRGLLYDEYKAYENSYQVYKKLYDDTGAEIYLFKEATAALMSRNHILESITRLKRWDKVNPNRIEVRRLLIPLYLTARQVKNATIEAENLLEQSKEPMDLDLASNSFLYAGKFKRALDLLSRVYETVPREEILLRMADIMDEFTGERKRAIQLLETHRRMNIVSHDVYVKLLSLYQKEKDINGILETYKALYQQDNDQEYLTKIIDAYIYKRDLDGAIAFLEADQSRNDILYELYKTKKYFSKALTLVDKLYEEDKNSKWIAEKGVLIFENSEDKNDKKMIQDVISQFEKAIALGNDDSIYLNYYGYTLIDKEVNVKKGIDVIENALIQQPDNMYYLDSLAWGYYKQRKCDKAYKLMKRVVDEEGLEEPEIIEHWDAIRQCK; from the coding sequence GTGATGGGCTCTGCCAAAGAAATCATGAAGATCAGTGAAGATGAACTCATCATGAGAGGACTTTTATATGATGAATATAAAGCCTATGAAAACAGTTATCAGGTCTATAAGAAACTCTATGATGATACCGGTGCAGAGATCTATCTCTTTAAAGAAGCCACTGCCGCATTGATGAGCAGAAATCACATCCTGGAAAGTATCACACGTTTAAAAAGATGGGATAAGGTCAATCCGAACAGAATCGAAGTAAGACGTCTTCTCATTCCTCTGTATCTCACGGCAAGACAAGTGAAAAATGCAACCATAGAAGCAGAAAACCTGCTTGAACAGTCAAAAGAACCTATGGATCTGGATCTGGCATCCAATTCATTTTTATATGCCGGAAAATTTAAAAGAGCATTAGACCTTTTAAGCAGGGTTTATGAAACGGTACCTAGAGAAGAGATATTGCTACGGATGGCTGATATTATGGATGAGTTCACAGGTGAACGTAAAAGGGCGATACAGCTACTTGAAACACATCGCCGTATGAATATCGTGAGTCATGATGTCTACGTGAAATTGCTTTCGCTTTATCAAAAAGAAAAAGATATCAACGGTATATTAGAGACCTATAAAGCATTGTATCAACAGGACAATGACCAAGAGTATCTGACAAAGATCATAGATGCCTATATATACAAAAGAGATCTTGACGGTGCGATTGCTTTTTTGGAAGCAGATCAAAGTAGAAATGACATACTCTATGAACTCTATAAAACAAAAAAATATTTTTCCAAAGCATTGACCCTTGTAGATAAACTGTATGAGGAAGATAAAAATTCAAAGTGGATCGCAGAGAAGGGTGTACTTATTTTTGAGAACTCAGAAGATAAAAATGATAAAAAAATGATACAGGATGTGATCTCTCAGTTTGAAAAAGCGATTGCATTGGGGAATGATGACAGTATCTACCTCAATTATTATGGCTATACACTGATAGACAAAGAGGTCAATGTCAAAAAGGGTATCGATGTGATAGAGAATGCATTGATCCAGCAGCCTGACAACATGTATTATCTAGACTCTTTGGCATGGGGATACTATAAACAGCGCAAGTGTGATAAAGCCTATAAACTGATGAAAAGAGTCGTCGATGAAGAGGGACTGGAAGAACCTGAGATCATAGAACACTGGGATGCTATCAGACAGTGTAAATAA
- a CDS encoding YkgJ family cysteine cluster protein encodes MEFMTHEQYNFKFNPNACEACGGHCCTGESGYIWAKYSEIEKMAAFVNLSVEDFATMYLRKVKHRYSLIEKKLAEDNYACIFFDASLKRCSIYPVRPLQCRTFPFWEQFKNDEEEVRKECPGIV; translated from the coding sequence ATGGAATTCATGACACACGAACAGTATAATTTTAAATTCAACCCCAATGCATGTGAAGCATGTGGAGGGCACTGTTGTACGGGAGAGAGCGGCTATATCTGGGCTAAATACAGCGAGATAGAGAAAATGGCAGCGTTCGTTAACCTTAGTGTAGAAGATTTTGCTACAATGTATTTAAGAAAAGTGAAGCATCGCTACTCTTTGATAGAAAAAAAATTGGCAGAAGACAACTATGCCTGTATATTTTTTGATGCGTCGCTAAAGCGTTGTTCCATTTACCCTGTACGGCCTTTACAATGCCGTACTTTCCCATTTTGGGAACAGTTTAAAAATGATGAAGAAGAGGTACGCAAAGAGTGTCCTGGTATCGTATAG
- a CDS encoding tRNA1(Val) (adenine(37)-N6)-methyltransferase, which yields MFLYQPTSGYCYNSDSIFLYDFISSFKPKGRLLDVGCGVGIISLLLTRDFNIQTSIIDKQEKMLEYAKHNYALNNLEAQSHLGDFTEWMTDEKFDYIISNPPFYDSNVQQSDNTHLNIARYAHHLPIDAFIAKVKKLLKPRGYFIFCYDAKQVDLLLHHLTSYGITVETMQFVHSKIDRESKLVMIAARLGSKSMTKILPPFVVFDEKSVYREKAAKAFERANTNSIKGDF from the coding sequence TTGTTTCTCTATCAACCTACAAGCGGCTACTGTTATAACAGTGATTCCATTTTCTTGTATGACTTTATCTCTTCGTTTAAGCCTAAAGGCAGACTCTTGGATGTAGGCTGTGGTGTAGGGATCATCTCACTTTTATTGACCAGGGATTTTAACATTCAGACCAGCATTATAGACAAACAGGAAAAGATGCTAGAGTATGCAAAACATAATTATGCACTCAATAATCTGGAAGCGCAAAGTCATCTGGGGGATTTTACAGAGTGGATGACGGATGAGAAGTTCGACTATATCATCTCAAACCCGCCTTTTTATGACTCAAATGTGCAACAAAGTGACAATACGCATTTGAACATTGCACGGTATGCACACCATTTGCCTATAGATGCTTTCATCGCCAAGGTAAAAAAACTTTTGAAGCCCAGAGGGTATTTTATCTTCTGTTATGATGCCAAGCAGGTGGATCTGTTATTACATCATTTAACTTCCTATGGTATAACTGTCGAAACGATGCAGTTTGTACATTCTAAAATAGACAGAGAATCCAAACTGGTGATGATCGCAGCGCGTCTGGGATCTAAATCGATGACAAAGATACTGCCTCCATTTGTGGTCTTTGATGAAAAGAGTGTTTATAGAGAAAAGGCAGCAAAAGCATTTGAACGTGCCAATACAAACAGTATAAAAGGTGATTTTTGA
- a CDS encoding arginyltransferase, protein MNEELDLLNPPSTDFSMLDYDCAYIPGNKVRMNYKYVSHASKKFATAVIARGWRRFGKYFFHPICNGCNECKSIRIDVNNYHYTKSQKKAIKRNADTQIIVQKPSLTDAHIHLYNKYHSFKHEKDQWQHRNISHREYHENFVDGSHEYGKEVLYIRDGKLIGVDLIDILDDGISSIYFYYDPDYARLSLGTYSLLYQIQLAHILELPWIYLGYWVEGCKAFAYKPKFQPQEILDSFPHVTEEPDWEKWDLA, encoded by the coding sequence ATGAATGAAGAACTAGACCTACTCAACCCGCCATCAACAGATTTTTCCATGCTGGACTACGATTGTGCATACATCCCCGGAAATAAGGTACGTATGAACTATAAGTATGTCTCTCATGCGAGTAAGAAATTTGCCACAGCAGTGATCGCCAGAGGATGGAGACGTTTTGGAAAATACTTCTTCCATCCTATCTGTAACGGGTGTAATGAGTGTAAAAGTATACGTATCGATGTCAACAACTATCACTATACCAAATCACAAAAAAAAGCCATCAAACGGAATGCCGATACGCAGATCATTGTACAAAAACCCAGTCTTACCGATGCACATATTCATCTCTACAACAAATACCACTCTTTCAAGCATGAAAAAGACCAATGGCAGCACCGCAATATTTCACACCGGGAATACCATGAAAACTTTGTAGATGGGTCACATGAGTATGGGAAAGAGGTACTCTATATCAGGGATGGTAAACTCATCGGTGTTGACCTCATCGATATACTCGATGACGGTATCAGCTCCATATACTTCTACTATGACCCTGATTATGCCAGACTCTCACTGGGTACCTATTCACTGCTCTATCAGATACAGTTGGCCCATATACTTGAATTGCCTTGGATCTACTTAGGGTACTGGGTAGAAGGGTGTAAAGCGTTTGCCTACAAACCGAAGTTTCAACCCCAGGAGATATTGGATAGTTTTCCTCATGTTACAGAAGAACCTGATTGGGAAAAGTGGGATCTAGCGTAA
- a CDS encoding FAD-dependent oxidoreductase yields the protein MSKTYDTIIIGAGIAGASTAYALTQKGQKVLVLDKRGIALGGSGAAGAFVSPKIGKGSALQTLTNKAFSFAKDFYLTTCPLFFHQTGVIRIPKDEADAQKFSEYAPFNETRYENYTSEQLQAQGIGVGFDSFFFPEAGVCDAKEMCEDLLSEIDVLVYEVTEIIQEDGLWCVGDYSAKHLVLATGYESELVDLRYMGIKGTWGTRGDFTSTLSLEVSMHQSMSVGANIDGIIKLGATHEKEVKEPVPCQEGQALLLKEKASSLIDTSDLELKEVFCGMRAGSKDYFPLVGKVIDVPFMLETYPAVIRGAKPEMKYIDNLFVCNGLGGRGFVFAPLMAKILTECIVEEKEVDPRVDPDRLFLKWCRKSPELDALR from the coding sequence ATGTCCAAAACCTATGATACTATCATCATCGGTGCAGGTATCGCAGGCGCATCTACAGCCTATGCATTGACACAAAAAGGCCAAAAAGTACTTGTTCTTGACAAAAGAGGTATCGCCTTAGGAGGTTCCGGAGCAGCAGGTGCTTTTGTCTCTCCCAAGATAGGCAAAGGGTCGGCTCTTCAAACACTTACGAATAAAGCGTTCTCGTTTGCCAAAGATTTTTATCTCACGACCTGTCCTTTATTTTTCCATCAAACCGGTGTGATACGCATCCCCAAAGATGAAGCGGATGCACAAAAATTTTCCGAGTATGCACCTTTTAATGAAACCAGGTATGAAAACTACACCTCTGAGCAACTTCAAGCACAAGGTATAGGTGTTGGGTTTGACAGTTTTTTCTTTCCTGAAGCAGGGGTTTGTGATGCAAAAGAGATGTGCGAAGATTTGCTCTCAGAGATAGATGTTTTGGTGTATGAGGTAACAGAGATCATACAAGAAGATGGGTTGTGGTGTGTAGGTGACTACAGCGCTAAGCATCTTGTATTGGCGACGGGTTATGAGAGTGAACTGGTTGACTTGCGTTATATGGGTATCAAAGGTACATGGGGGACTAGAGGAGACTTCACTTCCACACTTTCTTTAGAGGTCAGTATGCATCAATCTATGTCTGTGGGTGCCAACATAGATGGCATCATCAAACTGGGTGCGACACATGAAAAAGAGGTAAAAGAACCTGTACCTTGCCAGGAAGGACAAGCCTTACTTCTCAAAGAAAAAGCTTCTTCTCTCATCGATACTTCAGACCTGGAACTCAAAGAAGTATTTTGCGGTATGAGAGCAGGGTCTAAAGACTACTTTCCTTTGGTAGGGAAGGTAATAGATGTGCCTTTTATGTTGGAAACATATCCTGCTGTGATACGTGGTGCCAAACCTGAGATGAAGTATATAGATAACTTATTTGTGTGTAATGGTCTAGGGGGGAGAGGATTTGTCTTCGCACCGCTTATGGCAAAGATATTGACTGAATGTATCGTTGAAGAGAAAGAGGTAGATCCCAGAGTAGATCCTGACAGACTTTTTTTAAAATGGTGCCGTAAGAGTCCGGAGCTGGACGCTTTACGCTAG
- the glyS gene encoding glycine--tRNA ligase subunit beta, whose product MTQALLIEIGVEELPAIPLLKIVSDIEKSWKNILEEYKLSCDFEFIYTPRRLVLKHAAMALRQADSTLELMGPPVQAAIKDGEPTQAAQGFARKCGVSFDALGRAEKNGKEVLYFKKEEKGAETVSLLQEMLSQWLASMSFGKMMRWGSRSDEFIRPLRWLQVRLGESSVPVELFGIKSDTKTYVHRMVTYDAVEIPTIDSYESILDECAVMLHPKEREAKILAEFDALESTHNIIIERDRALLAEVVAITENPKALVGTFDELFLELPPEVIITSMKEHQRYFPVFEHGKIANKFVVVSNAYTDDYSKVIAGNERVLKPRLADGLFFYKNDLKNGLSTDGLEKVQFIDGLGTLADKIKRENNIAIRLLALYMDRVESDTEKSSTVLEKAMDRAVNLAKADLMSEMVYEFTELQGLMGYYYAKALGEEELVYHAIKEQYMPVGEGAELPSSVFSSIVAMSVKLDTLFGLFSVGKIPTGSKDPFALRRAVNGIVRIVTAYDLTFNIDDIIALLKGNYDDFDTDLLSEFMIERINKSLDANPSVIASVLASGERDINEIAKKVAALNEIVSSDAFKEQFTTFKRVANISKEIDLESSMEIDITLFKEDAEVTLYNAYEKVINATYSDYKEELEALFGLKRELDGYFDDVLVNTEDEALQQNRLHTIGSIYKTFRNIADIKEISV is encoded by the coding sequence ATGACACAAGCATTACTTATCGAAATCGGTGTAGAAGAACTTCCGGCTATACCACTACTGAAAATTGTATCTGATATAGAGAAATCTTGGAAAAATATACTTGAAGAGTATAAGCTTTCTTGTGACTTTGAATTTATCTATACCCCCAGAAGACTTGTGCTAAAACATGCTGCGATGGCATTACGTCAGGCAGACAGTACACTAGAACTTATGGGGCCTCCTGTGCAAGCAGCGATCAAAGATGGTGAGCCTACGCAGGCAGCCCAGGGATTTGCCCGTAAATGTGGTGTGAGCTTTGATGCACTTGGTCGTGCAGAAAAGAACGGGAAAGAAGTACTCTATTTCAAAAAAGAGGAGAAAGGCGCCGAAACGGTTTCTCTTCTTCAAGAGATGTTGAGTCAATGGCTGGCTTCTATGTCCTTTGGAAAGATGATGCGTTGGGGATCAAGATCGGATGAATTCATCCGACCGCTTAGATGGCTGCAGGTAAGACTGGGTGAGAGCTCTGTACCGGTAGAACTTTTTGGTATAAAGTCAGACACGAAAACCTATGTACATCGTATGGTAACCTATGATGCAGTTGAGATCCCTACGATAGATTCCTATGAAAGTATACTGGACGAGTGTGCGGTGATGCTGCATCCTAAAGAGCGTGAAGCGAAGATCTTAGCTGAATTTGATGCTTTGGAGTCGACGCATAATATCATCATAGAGAGAGATAGAGCACTTTTGGCTGAAGTGGTAGCGATCACAGAGAACCCTAAAGCACTTGTAGGGACCTTTGATGAACTTTTCCTGGAACTCCCACCTGAAGTGATCATTACCTCTATGAAAGAGCACCAGCGTTATTTCCCTGTATTTGAACATGGGAAAATAGCAAACAAGTTCGTGGTGGTTTCCAATGCCTATACAGATGATTATAGTAAAGTAATCGCAGGAAATGAACGTGTACTGAAACCGCGTTTGGCTGATGGACTCTTCTTCTACAAAAATGACCTTAAAAACGGCCTGAGTACGGATGGCCTTGAGAAGGTACAGTTCATTGATGGCCTGGGGACACTCGCAGATAAGATCAAAAGGGAAAATAATATCGCGATCAGACTGCTTGCCCTCTACATGGATAGAGTAGAATCAGACACTGAGAAAAGTTCTACTGTACTTGAAAAAGCCATGGACAGAGCAGTCAACCTTGCAAAAGCGGATCTTATGAGTGAGATGGTGTACGAGTTTACAGAACTGCAGGGGCTCATGGGGTATTATTATGCCAAGGCACTGGGTGAAGAAGAGTTGGTATATCATGCCATCAAAGAGCAGTATATGCCGGTGGGTGAGGGTGCGGAACTTCCAAGTTCTGTATTCTCCTCCATTGTAGCGATGAGTGTTAAACTCGATACACTCTTTGGACTCTTCAGTGTAGGAAAGATACCTACAGGTTCCAAAGATCCTTTCGCCCTGCGTCGTGCGGTCAACGGTATTGTAAGAATTGTGACAGCGTATGATCTGACATTCAACATAGATGATATCATCGCGTTGCTCAAAGGCAATTATGATGACTTTGATACGGATCTTTTAAGTGAATTCATGATAGAACGTATCAACAAGTCACTCGATGCCAATCCGTCGGTCATCGCTTCAGTACTTGCATCAGGGGAAAGAGATATCAATGAGATCGCTAAAAAAGTGGCTGCACTCAATGAGATCGTAAGCAGTGATGCATTTAAAGAACAATTCACTACCTTTAAACGTGTGGCGAATATCTCTAAAGAGATAGACCTTGAGTCGAGTATGGAGATAGATATCACATTATTTAAAGAAGATGCGGAAGTCACACTCTATAATGCGTATGAAAAAGTGATCAACGCTACCTACAGTGACTATAAGGAAGAACTCGAAGCACTTTTTGGGCTCAAACGTGAACTTGACGGATATTTTGATGATGTCCTGGTAAACACTGAAGATGAAGCGTTGCAGCAAAATAGACTCCATACGATAGGCTCTATCTATAAAACGTTTAGAAATATTGCGGATATCAAAGAGATATCGGTTTAG
- a CDS encoding HPP family protein codes for MKHYFLRMKTKGHCPPRKPIRKIIWSWIGAFLGILSIAYLGEVWNSHDKASLFLIGSFGASAVLIYGAPLVEFSQPRNLIGGHVFSALVGVTIALLCKEHMILASALAVSLAVAVMHLTRTLHPPGGATALIAVIGGDSIQDLGYWYAVSPVLIGAFLMLLVALFVNNMSIDPKRHYPVYWV; via the coding sequence ATGAAGCATTACTTTTTACGTATGAAAACAAAGGGGCATTGTCCTCCAAGAAAACCGATCAGAAAGATCATATGGTCATGGATAGGGGCATTTTTAGGGATACTCTCCATTGCGTATTTAGGAGAAGTATGGAACAGCCATGACAAAGCTTCTTTATTTTTGATAGGCTCTTTCGGGGCATCCGCAGTTTTGATCTACGGGGCTCCTTTGGTAGAGTTTTCACAGCCAAGAAATTTGATCGGGGGACATGTATTTTCAGCACTGGTTGGTGTCACGATAGCTTTACTATGTAAAGAACATATGATTCTTGCCAGTGCATTGGCCGTATCATTGGCTGTTGCGGTGATGCATTTGACAAGAACCCTACATCCTCCCGGAGGTGCAACCGCTTTGATCGCCGTGATTGGTGGGGACAGTATACAGGATTTGGGATATTGGTATGCAGTAAGCCCGGTATTGATCGGTGCTTTTCTTATGTTACTGGTAGCTTTATTTGTCAACAATATGTCCATTGATCCCAAAAGGCATTATCCTGTCTACTGGGTATAA
- a CDS encoding tRNA (cytidine(34)-2'-O)-methyltransferase has protein sequence MFNIVLVEPKIPQNTGTIGRLCVNLGATLHLIKPLGFDIDDKAVKRAGLDYWKHLDLVVWESFEEYLKAHPITQNSYMATTKTDNLYFNAPFKKGDHILFGSETRGINEQVLLDNPEQCITIPMGGKGRSLNLGVSVGIVIYDALRQNYEGFEKITIANTLEQ, from the coding sequence ATGTTTAATATCGTTTTAGTTGAACCAAAAATTCCCCAAAACACGGGTACCATAGGCCGTCTATGTGTCAATCTCGGTGCGACACTGCATCTTATCAAACCACTCGGATTTGATATTGATGATAAAGCGGTAAAGCGTGCCGGACTTGATTATTGGAAACATCTTGATCTGGTAGTATGGGAGAGCTTTGAGGAATACCTTAAAGCACATCCTATCACCCAAAACAGTTATATGGCTACAACGAAAACGGATAATCTCTACTTTAACGCACCATTTAAAAAGGGTGATCACATTCTCTTTGGTTCTGAGACCAGAGGGATCAATGAACAAGTACTACTTGACAACCCGGAGCAGTGTATCACCATACCAATGGGTGGAAAAGGCAGAAGTTTGAACCTTGGTGTGAGTGTGGGTATCGTCATCTATGATGCACTCCGTCAAAACTATGAAGGGTTTGAAAAGATCACCATAGCCAATACGCTAGAGCAATAA